From the genome of Salmonella enterica subsp. houtenae serovar Houten:
CTCTCGCTTCTGAAAGAGTATGCCAATCGCCAGGATGTTTTCGATGCCGCGCTGGTGCAACATTTGATGCTACTGGCGGGCACGGTGCTGCCGGCGCTGGCGATCGGACTGCCGTTGGGCATCTGGTGTTATTTTTCCGCCTCGCGCCAGGGGCCGGTGTTTACCGTACTGAATGTGATCCAGACCATTCCTTCCGTTGCGCTGTTTGGTCTGTTGATTGCGCCGCTGGCCGGGCTGGTGAAACAGTTTCCGTGGCTTGCCGCCTTCGGCGTCGCGGGAACCGGCATGACGCCTGCGCTGATAGCGCTGGTGCTTTATGCGTTATTGCCGCTGGTGCGCGGCGTGGTCGCCGGGCTCAACCAGGTGCCGCGCGATGTGCTGGAGAGCGCAAGAGCAATGGGAATGAGTAGCGGCCAGCGCTTCAGACATGTGCAACTGCCGCTGGCGCTGCCGGTCTTTTTACGTAGCCTGCGGGTAGTAATGGTACAAACAGTGGGAATGGCCGTCGTCGCCGCGCTGATTGGCGCGGGAGGCTTCGGCGCGCTGGTGTTTCAGGGGCTATTGAGCAGCGCCATTGATTTAGTCCTGTTGGGCGTCATTCCGGTGATTGCGCTGGCGGTAGTGATCGACGCGCTGTTTGATTTATGGATCGCGTTTCTGAAGGGAGCAACCGATGATTGAATTTAACCATGTCAGTAAAACCTTCGGCGATCAACAGGCTGTCAGCGACCTCAATTTGCACTTTAGCGAAGGCAGCTTTTCGGTGTTGATTGGCACCTCCGGTTCGGGAAAATCGACCACGCTGAAGATGATTAATCGACTGGTAGAGCATGATAGCGGAACGATCCGTTTTGCCGGGGAAGAGATCCGCAGCCTGCCGGTGCTTGAGCTGCGCCGTCGCATGGGCTATGCCATTCAGTCTATCGGCCTTTTTCCCCACTGGACGGTGGCGCAAAATATCGCCACCGTACCGCAATTACAAAAGTGGTCGCGTGGGCGGATTAACGATCGTATTGACGAACTGATGGCATTATTGGGTCTGGAAAGCGCGCTGCGCGATCGCTATCCGCATCAGCTTTCCGGCGGGCAACAGCAGCGGGTTGGCGTCGCGCGCGCGTTGGCTGCCGATCCGCAGGTATTGTTGATGGATGAGCCTTTCGGCGCGCTTGATCCGGTGACGCGTGGCGCATTACAACAAGAGATGACCCGCATTCATCGGCTGTTGGGGCGCACTATCGTACTGGTAACGCACGATATCGACGAGGCGTTACGCCTCGCCGACCATCTGGTGCTGATGGACGGGGGCAACGTTATCCAACAGGGATCGCCGCTTTCTATGCTGACCTCGCCGGAAAATGATTTCGTGCAGGCATTTTTTGGCCGCAGCGAGCTGGGCGTAAGGCTGCTTTCGTTACGTAGCGTAGGCGATTATGTACGCCGGCATGAGCAGCTCGGCGGCGACGCGCTGGTGGAAGAGATGACGTTACGCGATGCGCTATCGATGTTTGTCGCCCGTCGGTGCGACGTCCTGCCAGTGGCGAATCAGCAAGGCGAGCCTTGCGGTACGCTCCATTTCCGCGATCTGCTTTCGGAGACGTCCCCCCGTGAAACGACTGTGTGATCCGCTTCTCTGGCTTATTGTTCTGTTCTTGCTTCTGCTGTTTGGATTGCCTTACAGCCAGCCGTTCTTCGGCGCGCTGTTTCCCGATTTGCCGCGCCCGGTCTACCAACAGGAGAGTTTTGCCGCCCTCGCGCTCGCCCATTTCTGGTTGGTGGGTATCTCAAGTTTGTTTGCCGTTGTGGTGGGCGTCGGCGCAGGGATTGCGGTTACGCGAGAAAGTGGGAAAGAGTTTCGTCCTCTGGTGGAGACTATCGCCGCCGTCGGGCAGACTTTTCCGCCGGTCGCGGTACTGGCGATCGCGGTACCCGTCATGGGTTTTGGTCAGCAACCGGCAATTATCGCCTTGATCCTGTATGGGGTGTTGCCCATCCTGCAGGCGACCCTGGCAGGGTTGGGCGCGGTGCCTGCCAGCGTGATGAGCGTT
Proteins encoded in this window:
- the yehX gene encoding ABC transporter ATP-binding protein yields the protein MIEFNHVSKTFGDQQAVSDLNLHFSEGSFSVLIGTSGSGKSTTLKMINRLVEHDSGTIRFAGEEIRSLPVLELRRRMGYAIQSIGLFPHWTVAQNIATVPQLQKWSRGRINDRIDELMALLGLESALRDRYPHQLSGGQQQRVGVARALAADPQVLLMDEPFGALDPVTRGALQQEMTRIHRLLGRTIVLVTHDIDEALRLADHLVLMDGGNVIQQGSPLSMLTSPENDFVQAFFGRSELGVRLLSLRSVGDYVRRHEQLGGDALVEEMTLRDALSMFVARRCDVLPVANQQGEPCGTLHFRDLLSETSPRETTV
- the yehY gene encoding osmoprotectant uptake system permease, with protein sequence MSDVAKITVNRVLLLLVVLTLLAVALPFINYAPNRLVSGEGRQLWEIWPATIWMLTGAGCALFTLCFVPGKRGSVLTLMVAQMLFIVMLWGAGRAATQLAQEGSPLARTSLGSGLWLGLGLMLLACSDAIRRITVGPLWRWLLHAQIAIVPLALLFSGTFDNLSLLKEYANRQDVFDAALVQHLMLLAGTVLPALAIGLPLGIWCYFSASRQGPVFTVLNVIQTIPSVALFGLLIAPLAGLVKQFPWLAAFGVAGTGMTPALIALVLYALLPLVRGVVAGLNQVPRDVLESARAMGMSSGQRFRHVQLPLALPVFLRSLRVVMVQTVGMAVVAALIGAGGFGALVFQGLLSSAIDLVLLGVIPVIALAVVIDALFDLWIAFLKGATDD
- the SBOV22311 gene encoding putative permease transmembrane component, with translation MKRLCDPLLWLIVLFLLLLFGLPYSQPFFGALFPDLPRPVYQQESFAALALAHFWLVGISSLFAVVVGVGAGIAVTRESGKEFRPLVETIAAVGQTFPPVAVLAIAVPVMGFGQQPAIIALILYGVLPILQATLAGLGAVPASVMSVASGMGMSRRQQLYQVELPLAAPVILAGIRTSVIINIGTATIASTVGASTLGTPIIIGLSGFNTAYVIQGAVLVALAAIIIDRLFERLTRALTRHAK